The following is a genomic window from Trichomycterus rosablanca isolate fTriRos1 chromosome 24, fTriRos1.hap1, whole genome shotgun sequence.
aaagtgcttctatatggtaagtggagctgataaaacgggcagtgagtgtagaaacaaggaggtggttttaatgttaatataTATAATGATATGACCTTCACAAGAGAACTTAATGTACATCACTGGTCACCTGGTTCATTACATTGAgtcttttattaaatatttcctgagatttattacttattagattaaatactgtattaatttacataaacaatgtataataataaattaatgctAATAAATTCAGCACTGATTTGCAGCAAGGAAGCTTGATGAAAACGTTATCATTTCAACCACTGGAACATCAGATCATTAGATAAAGCCCAATAATCACTAATCAAGGTccaaattacaaactttaaaacataaaattgtAGTAAAACTGAGAGTAAGCGCTGTTAGGGTTGTTAAACACAGTAAAGGTTATGTATTGCGGTTTTACTGGAGGGAAGTAAAGAAGTAAATGCTGAAGTGATTTCTGTGATTGTGCTGCTTAGCCAAGTTAgccaataaaacataaatagcaAAATCATATCAATAACAACTCCTTCTGTACACATTTGCCATTTCATTATTAATGTTACAATATTCTTATtcattaaaacagtaaaaactcTTAATAAACTGCAGTTATTTTACCTTTATTGACCACGAGTCCATTGACATGTAGCCTGTCTTTTAGCTGTCACCGGGGCGTTCCTTTTTTACCTACCCATTTTCAACAAGTCCCGCCTTACTCCAATGTTTAATTGCAGGAACAGCCAATTATGTGAAAGAAACGACACCTCAttggccaatcattgtttagaTGAGGCGGGGCTTCGTCAAAAAACGGGTGGGTAAATAGCGTGAATAGAGAAAGAGCCAATCAATAACACAGTGCACTCTGGGACACGGAGTCTTGTGTTTGGTATGGAAAAGGCATTTTATATTCGAATATTCGGATTTAtttcttcaatagcttttaaaggaTGCATCCAAAAAGGCTAATCTGTGTAACTGCTCATTGTTGGCAATCAGGACAATCAACTACATCTAGTTTACTACAGAAATAGgtcctttattacataataaaaacagatttttataaataacttcaatagcttttaaagtattcgTCATATTACTCcagaacaagttgtattttatcaagtgtaacccacattacatactacacctcttatactgacactgtcaccctttagcattgcacaccttacacacatgcctgtttatatgtataatgtaggcatgtgtgtaaggtgtgcaaTATTACATTTTACTTATAAACAGGAtaagtatgtgtgcatgtggtgGTCTTGCCACTTTCCACTGCACTAATCCTGTGGCAagtcaaatatatttaaaataagtatAAATAGGTATTTATATTGATTTATTAGTGACATTTAAGAAGCTCTGTGTCATTTAATTGTATTGCTTTATTGAACAACACATATATTACATAAGATTACATCAAATCACAGCCGAAATACAAAGTACACAATGAAAAATAGACAATAATTAACTAAAAATTACTCAAGGTAATGAAAGTAATAGAATGAATAGCaggaatttataaataatacaatttaatgattttttttaacattaaggAAGAGAGAAGGTTTTAGGCAGTGTTAATGTACTTTTCGCCTTCACATTTTCACAGGGTTTTAATGCATTAATGTAAGATATGAAAAATCCCTTAAAAGTGCTGACATTTGGTCTAttattcatacatacatttacaacagTGATTGTGATATTTGGATAATATTAAGAGAAGGTTGACAACAAAAATCCAGTCTGAATTTAATATATCACTTTTACTTATCCCAAATAgaataaattcatatttaatttataattatggTTCATTTttctataataaaattatttaagtcaATCTTAAAGACATAGAAGCTGCACGGTCGATGCTGGCCACAACTTTTATAAGCGTCACGTGGTCGTCCTGTTGCCGCTTTGCATTATGGGAAATTGAGTCTTTCTACAAACGAGTGTTTCTAATAAATGACAGAAATGTGAATTCATTTGAACAAAAAAAGCCTTTAAtgatggtttcatttttgataaTATGTATAAAACAATGTGAAATGGTTAATACGCCTGAACTTACGTTAAAAATCGTTCCTTGTGGGGATGATTTGTAGTCCGGGAGTTAGCCATTAGCCATTATCGGTGACGTCAGAGGAGCCCCGGTAGCCGTTGGATTTGAACACAAACGCGGGACTCAGAACAGCAAAAACAAGAAATTAaaccttattttatttaactttaatgtttattttcaaTCCTGAGCCTCAGATCGCGACCTCTGCGTAAGTAGTGTTAGATCTTCCTGAAATATAAGCCCTGATTGTGACATTTTGACGTGTGTTTATGTGCACAGTATCATTAAACATGGCGAGTCAGGCATTCACTGCTAGTCACTTTGCCGTTgtcattttattaacatttaaacgtgtgtgtgtttatattattcatAGATCTTGTTCAGGATGCCTATCCGTGCTTATTGCACTATCTGTTCGGATTATTTCGACCACTCCAGAGACGTTGCAGCTATTTTCTGCGGACACACTTTTCACTATGAGTGGTAAGACATTAGAGTCACGGTGTTCCGTACACTTACTGACAGAACCTTATTAGTTTCAAATAAAAGTCTCAAATCTTAAAGGAAAGGGTTCGAGATATGATTCTACATCTAAATTGTTTGATTTTGAAGGGTCAAATTGAAAATCTAAACTAATATCGAGCGCCTGACCTGTTGTACGGATGTCTGTTACATGTAACAGTAATCCGTACACAAGTGGAAACACATGtaaacatacattgttatggtttgTGGGTTCTCtgtctttcttcttctttcaaGCCTTCTTCAGTGGTTCCAGACGGCTCCCAGTAAAACCTGTCCACAATGCAGGAAACAGGTAAACAATCCTCCACACAATGCAGTCATTAGATTGTAATTTTGCATTCATTAATCGTTTAGTCGGATGTTTTCTGTGTTTTGCGATCTGAACTGATGTgaatttgattcccaggtgagtGGAAGACACATAATCAACAAGCTGTTCTTCGATATGCCAACAGAAGAAGAGGAAACTTCTGCAGATCCTGAAAGCTTGCAGGTGAGGGTTCGAACATCAGCTTGTAAACACCACATGCCACCTAAACTATGTTTGTGTTATGTTTGTACATCCATAAAGGCCTTgcccaaactgctgccacaaattTAAGAGCATATACATGACTTTATACGACTGAAATCAATCATTGTCCACATATTGATGGACAGCTAATGCAATAATTAAATCCTGCTCTTGACTTGACCTGCCCAGGAGGATTCAAGGACTTGTGCACTGgtgaaaatgttatttttaatataataaacaagaCGGGAAATGAAGAAATGTGATGGAAAAAAATGATCTACATCTGTGGTGTATCTGATCGGctaataaatcagtaaaaatTCGATACCGTGACCCCCTATTATGCTAACAAGACGAAGCCTGAACCCTACGCTTTGCTTTTTTCAGAACGAGCTGGACAGAATGAAGGTGCTTCTCTGCGAGAAAGGTAAGTACAGCTTTATCAGGCAACATGGGTCGAACTGATGATCGGTCCCTGGTGCATTATGGGATGCCGGCTGTTTTCAGAGAGGGACTGGAGAGACAAGCAGAAGGCGGCCGATGCCCTGAAGGAGACGATCGAGAGGCAGAGATCTGATCTGGACCGAGTGAGGAGAGAGATTGGAGAGAAGGAAATGCTCTGTAGCACCTTAAGAGTGAGTATGGCACTGTTAACAAACCCagctaaaaaaataaacagcagctttaaatgtatacatttgtGCAATGTGAactgtttggttttttttaagtACTATAATTCGGACATACACTATTGACCCTGTACTAGCGCTGATAATGAATCATCGGGTTTATAGAAGCTGCAGTAAAAGCTGTAGTACATTCTGATCTTAATCTTTAACCCTGCAGAAACAGATGCAGTATTTGGAGAGCCAGCACAGAGACAGCCAAGCTGCTAAAGAGGAGGCCAAGCGGCTTCGGGTCAAAATGAAAACGTACGAAAGGTACGCGATAAAAACACTGCATCCTCGTACATAATGTGCGAGAACTTTCTTTAGAAAATGCTCTTTAAAACTCACACctgtatgtttgtatctataCGTGTGTACACcgagcaggcataacattatgaccactgacaagtgaagtgaataacgctGATttcatgccttgatgggtcagtactgttttggcagcaaaagggggaccaacacaatattaggaaggtggtcattattgttatgcctgatcggtgtatgtttatttgtaaatacgtgtgtgtgtgtgtgtggcagttTGGACCTGGTGTTGCAGGGACAGAGGGCTGAAGTGGAGGCCATGATCTCAGACATGGGTGTGAACCAGTCGGCCGTGGAGCAGCTCTCCATCTACTGCATCTCGCTCAAAAAGTAAATATCACATCGAACTTTACACTTCGTTTCTGGTGAGGTCGGTTAGAATTCAGTCTCACGTCCTGTTTAACCACGTCAAGGTTTTTATGTCCTATGTCCTATGTTGTGATGAAGCGAACACGCACACGTGTACGTTCCATTTCCATGTCTGTTTTAGAGAGTACGATAATCTGAAAGGCAGCCTCAAGACCTCCAACGAGATGTGTGAGAAACTGAAGCGGGAAGTTTTCACCTCCAGTAACAAGGTACGTCTGACAGAACGTCACGTTTTACTGCTCGCTTCTCTTTACagtctttgttttgtttagttttttaagcttgtttttTGTAGGTCTGATTTCGGTCTATATGAACGAGTGCTGGGCAGCTTCAGCCAGCTCAGGAGCGGATGCGACCGTAATTCTGCTCActtttaataaaatagaattCTTTATGGAATGAGAGTCGATTTGAGAGACGTTTTTGGCTCGGTTGTGCTGTAGTTTGGAGCCACAATGCAAGTCACATGACTGACATGAGCCAATTAGATCAAACTTTGAATTGTGTGAGTGTAATAATGGTTAAAATTGGCACAACGTATATTCTagtggtcaggcgtctacacagacgggattggctgtgtctgagggcgGAGCGACCGAACAGGTATATACAGCGTATAACCGTGCCAGGTCAGGAACACGAATaggaatatactgtatgtgtgtgtgtgtactaaatGAATTACTGCAGCATTAATAATTGTACCTAATCAGTACAGGgttttaaacaatgcattttactCTCTcttctctgtacaatctggtcccactgtggtttacaagatgtataaagcctccacaagtggGCGTTTGCATCAAAGTCtttttaattatcattatcatttcaCTGCGACCCATTTTTAGCTCGTTTTATGACGGTTTGGTGTGTGGGTGGGAACACACCGAGCCCCTAACATCCAGCGACTGGAGGCGAGGTTTcaagagggatcttcaaaaagtttcctcacttttatattgtggttacaAGCAGTGAGGGCGGGGCAGGAGGAGTaggaatcggtcgtgtctgagagacgcttatagtctggatttagctccatctgatttccacctttctggacgctgaaagaagctttaaggggaagaggaACCTTTTTACCCCTCTGATGAACCAGCTGATGCTTCTGTGTCTCCATCGACAGCTGCAGAAATCCACGTTGGAGATGAACAGGATGAAGGAGGACATGAACGCTCTTCAGAACGACCTCACCAACTCCGATAAGGAGATCACGGTGAGAGACGCGGCGCTGTACGATCCGGTGATAACCGTACACGGATGGTGTGTGTGCTCTGAGCTGaaagctgctgtgtgtgtgtgtgtgtgtagagtctgAGGAAGAAGGTGGAGATCTTACAGAAGACCCTGAGTACACCCAACCGCACCAACGAAGCCATCAGCCGACTCGTCTTCGAGAGGTAAACGTTCATGCCATATTATACGTATGGCTCCCTCACTGACTGGATTTTTTACACCcgtttgtgtgtgttgggcGTGTCTCAGTCCCGCACCTCTGGAGCTGAAGACCCCCCGCCTGCACCAGCCCACGGACAGCCAGGACATCGACCTCAACCTGACGTTCGACATCAGCACGCCGGAGCTGGTGGAGAAGAAAGCGGCCGCCGTCCCCTCCAAGAAGATGCGCCTGGATCCAGCAGCGTGAGTGTCCCGCGTCCCCGTCTGACcccctttaaaaaaacaaaaaaaacaagaacgTCCTCATAATCATACCGTGTCTGCTTTCTGATCTTACAGGACTTCATCGAAACCCGGCGAGAACGCGCTCGGGAGTAAGGTACGCCTCACAGGAACACACCCAGTTACATTTTAATGACCAGAAATGACCACTAGTGTTTACGTACGGTCGTGTCGTCAGGTCTCGCATCAGAAGGAGGACGCGGAGCCCATGTTCAGGAACTCGCTCCTCTACAGGAAGAAGACGTTCGGCAGCATGCTCGACCCGCACAGCAAACCCGGAGCTGTAAGTCCTCACAGACCCACTCGGCGTGTCTCCTGCTGCTGGTCTTCAGCTGGATGAGACACGATTaccattcacatgagaagcattagtgtggaataaccatcagatccagtgttaatAAGCgtcagctccacatgtatctgtgtttatctggattctcctcaccgtttcacttttaaacttgtgttacagctccagcttctgagaaatggtgagaatcagaatcagcttctcccagagtctaaaacgcttctggtggaaaataaagcttaacgtggtttaatgtagtaaaagaaggagacaggagcactaaacttctcttcattattactgctcataagttcctccactaatcacattcctcactcgccgttttactacaataagtcacgttaagcgtcGTTCGTACGGCCTGAGTTGCTTATACagcctcatatcaaacagttcgtctcattggaggagctttgaagaggtcagcggcaaaaggtACATGAACGTGTTGACCTGACAGGTGCTGTGTATGTTTGGTTACTCCTAGGTGAAGACGGGATACGACGGACTGGGAGGAAGAACCAAATATTTCCAGCCTGTATCCTTAAtcaaacactcacacatttatCTTCTTCTATTTTCTTACCCAAAATTGATGTTTGTTCCACTTTTTTGACACGATAAAACAAATCAGATCTAGTTTGGCTGAGATCGCGAGCTCTTAGGTTTGAATCCCACTCCTGCTATTCgtcacatgattggctgtggctCTGTAGGGTCTGGGCAATTGTATTTCAACTGTGTCATTGACCTGACCTTAGCTGTGTCTGGGAAGGGGTTGGTCGACAGGGTTCCTCATGTGACCACCTGCTggctgtgtacaggtgtgtCTCTCTGGAAAGTCGAAACGGGCATCCGCTACTCCTCGGCTGTCCTCGGTCAGTGGTCAGAGCTGGGGTGGTGCGAGGGCCAGACGGATTACAGTCCAGGAATTGGAAACGGCTGCTTTGTGcacactgtgaagcatggtggtggtagtattatgcTCTGAGGGTGTTTTGATTTGCTGCTAGTGCTACTGGTGAGTTGTTGAAATCTCAAAATGCTTAAATCTTGCCCTCAAAATGCACCTCAAAGCTGGTTGTGGAACGCTTTCTCCAAAATCATGATCTCAGTCCTATCAAGAATTTAACAAAAGGGCAAAGAATTGAATATTTGGGCGTGccatatgtatatttttgtataCATGAGAGCCCTCAATAcacttctattttttattaaacaaagtaCTTTGTTTTAGTCATTCATCCTCAAAATAGTGGTTGCCGAAATCATTCAAAATCCCAGTTTCCCTTGACGTTGATTCTCCTCTCAGTCCCCTCTGTCTGAGATCAGACCTCTGATGATGAAGGCCAAGAGGAAGAAGGTGTCCAGGCCGGTGCCCAGCAAGCTCACCCCCAACCTCACCACGCTCGATGGGTTCCTGGAGTGAGCTCTAACCCTGCCGTCCTACTATCTGGTTTATTCTGGTTCACACTGGGAAAGCTGGGATGAATCGACAAGCTGCTGCCGTGGTTCACGTTCAGACGAGCTGATTGTGTCTTAATAACTGTTTTTATTCGAGCGTTTGTTGGCGCCGCCGTGAAGATCCTGGTCACGCGAGACGCCCGGGCACGTACAGGTCTGGATCAGGGAATGGAAGACTGACCCTGGAACAGCTCAGAGAAACGAGACGTTGTTAGAAATCCATCATGGAAACACGTCTGTGATGGGGACTGGAACAgattccttatttatttatgtcttttTACTTTCTGTATCCTCGTGTTGAACGTCGTTCTTTTATATGTTTGTTTAGTTCTTTATTAAATGTCAAGATTGTGTTGAAAATGTTGCCATTTCATTGTGAGACGTAATAAAATCCTAGTTTTCTACTTTCTTGTGgattatttttttctaaacatgGAACTAACGTGTGCAGATGCAGATAAAACCGTGTCAGGGCACTCGGATGGTACTGGACCGGGCACTCGTTCATTCATACAGTCTAGGTTTGTTGCCCTATACAGTTTGTGCCCACATTACGGATCTAGGCATGGTTCTGATGTGGAAAGGATGGTGAGGGGTCAGACACCACTACAGTTTGAGCTATTGATTCTAAGCCTCAGaggtgctaccagcctggccaGTCACTCCATGGACACACCGTTGCCCATTTCTGATAAAGAGGCTGTTTTTGGTGAATTGACCCCATTTGGATCCACTTTTTCCACTGAGAGACGGAATGACGACTGCAAATGAATACAAATCTCCCCCTGCTGGTCACCTGATGTATGTGGTGGAACATTATGGGAGTGGTGTGCATTAGGATTGcattaaacacacactgacCAACGTACCTTAATGTAATCTGTACTGAGTTTCAGTATGCCACGTTCTAAAAGGAGATACGAACTCAAAACCATAACAAAATACCTGTTTACTGAAGAGGTCAAGTATGGAGAACATAATAAAGGACGGCGCTCCTGGTCTTCGGCAGATCCAGGTCCAGCTTATCCTGCTCTGCAATCTATACACAAAACATGGTAGGATGGTAGAAAAGAAGAACAttttttgtcattatacttgggTTCACTGTCTGTGGTGCATCTCAGCATAGATTTCTTTCTGAGAACTTTCCATGAACGTATAGTAGGTGGACTGACTGCTCCAGATCGGCTCTAGATGGGAATGAACGAGTGACCGATCCTGCTATAATCTGGGCACCATGTCCAGAGCCAAatcaagtcagatttatttgtgtagagttttttttataatagacATTGTCATATTATAGAGCCACAGTGAAAGGAAAAACTTCATTAAAATGAAAAGGAAggaaccttaagaggaaccagactcagcgggGAGCTCCATCCTCCTCGGGTGGActggaaaataatttaaatgaattagacTTACACAAAAGGAATAAACAATCAATCAGagctcttcattattcagtccagtctgagATACAGTCTgaagtgagttctggacattttagTGTGCGTTCCTGACCCGCCTCATCACTGAAGATAAAGCTGAAGATCTAGTTGTACTTTGCTCATGTGTCCTTCAGAGGGAGCTGAGACCCTGTAGGAATGAGGAATAATTTTTTAATGCCACCGTTTCAATGCCAGCTCATCATTTTGTGaacgtgtgtgtgggtgtgtgtgtgtgtgtgtgtgtgtgtgtgtgtcatgaaTCTGTGGATGATCTTCCCAGAACTATTTCTAATCCTTCTTCCACATACTGAGGAATCAGAAAATAACCCAGAACTGTGAAATCAGGAAAGTATGATcagacctgtacacacacacctcatcacctcatcacatcCTGTCTAGTCTTAATTCCAAGTCATCAGACTGATCAGACCTTCCTTCATCAGCTTTGATTGATTAGAATTTATTCAGGGATTAAAGCTGattaaaatatcattttttgtttgtatacCAGCCCCAATTTTTCGTCAGAATTtgagttgtatccaattacctaatcatatatatatatatatctactattattattatttgttgccATAGTGTCAGTGTTAATTTATGcacatcttttcttttttccatccatccatccatccatctaatctatctatttatttattgaaagtagccaaccgcttcttttcacctgcaccagtcgggttcatatggagatctgtatcgtgtACTGAGACTCACACGCTGATCTGCATTacccctcatctctgtgcagcacatcgaccagccagaagaggtcgttACTGCAGCAGTTATTAGTCAATTATGTCCATATAGGTGCCCAGCTAGCTGATAGCACAGCATGCGTACAGTGGCACAACAGAACCACGTCCTCTTATTAAGAATCAGagcaaacagaatttatttttgctatttttttaatCCCACTGAATCCAGGCAATAAATCGATTCTTTCCACTCTGGATAAATGATTCCACACATTCTTCTCCCACTCAAAGCTGCTTCAGTATCCTGTTGGGTCATTACGTTCTAATAGTCTGTCATCATCTATCAGGCTCACATCTCTGAGGTTAGGTACGGAAACATCAACGGAAATTGTTTTTTGAGGCTCTAGACTCCTGTAGAACCCTTCAGAGAGAAATGAGACGTGCCCACTTCTGTTTCCGCGTCTCTCAGAAAGTTCATCCCAGCAGAAATCCATCAGTGTGATTTTTTGACAGGAATTTTAAGGTGGCATCCAAGGAGCCAGAACCTGGCAATCCCCCTTCAGGACATCAGGATGTCAGGTCATGGGAAAAGAGTTAGGGGGGTTTGGTGCTAATGGACGTGGCTGGAGTTCAGGGTTAACCTTCTGATGCGGTGAGGGAAATTTCAAAGCGAGTTCTGTCGTCACCGCAAATTAAGACCATGCAGCTCCAAGTTAGCATCACCGCTGAGAAGATGCCAGCGATTCCAGATGTTTGGCCAGCCAACACTGCTGGGAATCTCCAGCTATAGAGGAAACTAATTCAGTCCAGAGCAGCTCTGAGGAACACACGGCTGGGTCTTCATGCAGACGGTAACCCCATCGTTCATGATATTTTGATTAacatttaatctttttttaatacagATGCTCCTCTAGTAACGATCTGTCGATTAAActctgtttattatgttttagtgttttgttgttatcaTGGTAATATTATTATGGTGCTCTAAGTCGCCCGCTACTGTTCTTCATGCACCTCTGACACTCCTGCTCATTAACACTAATCCTCTCTGttccacacacatacaaacaccccccccccccccccccccacacacacacatgttcttCACTGACCCACAACTTCACTAGCAGTGAGACAGAAGCCCCGGGTCACATCCAGGGTCAGAGGTTGAACCTGAGCGCCGTTTCCTGACGCCTCGTCGTGTTTTATAATCTCGCTAAATCAGCCGGTGTGAAATTCTAACGTCTGGATTCATTTAGAGACTCGATTCAGATCCAGAGAGTCAAAACCGTCTCCAGAAATCAGAAAGTGTCTCAGTGTTTTAGTAAAGTCATGAAGCTGCGATGCTGCGTAAACATCCTGTACAGCACAGTTAAACTGTTTACGAGCTCTGGTCTGAAGACTCCTCGTCTCCTCGTATCTCCTGCTCTTTGTGATGAGATCCAGAGGACGTCCAGCTGTTTGACTGAGCATGTGGAGAGAAGCAGACAATCAGGCTCTAGTTCAACCACAGCTGTCTTCTGGAGGGAGTCCTGGAGAGGTTAGAGACCAGGACTGCAGTGTCCTCAGATCTTCTCATCTCGCCGTGTATCAGGCTGAAGacagtctgtgtggagttagagAAGAGATGATCCACCATTCTTCTATAAAGATCTTCCTTCTGTTGGTTAATGAGCCCCAAAGCCTGGTGGAGAGAGGCACTGTCATCCTGGAAGAGACTACTTTCATGGTGCCATCATATCTATTAAATGATCAGTCAGAAtaactttgtatttatttgcaatgaTCCTTTACTCTAAGGGTCCCAAACCATGCCAGCAACACATAACAGCTACCAGACCTCCTTACTGTAGGAGTCGGGCATTTAGGTctgtactgttctcttggtgtaggCCACACATTTAGTATCTGATTATATCACTTTTTTCTCCACTGTGATCAGGATACAGCAGAGATCAAATCtgactgtttgtgtgtttagtagGAGCAGAAGTCTGCAGAATGAACTTGTCAGGGTCAGGTCACATCACCAGGTAAAGGTGGTAATGACACCCACAATCAACACCTTTAACACCCCTGTGATCAGCTGCAGGTCACATCGAGTAGGTGTGAAAGTGTCAGCAAATTCAGACACGATCAGAATCTCAGGAGGACGACGACACGTTTAGGGCTGACAGGTAGAGAGCGGCGATTTATCCACAACCCAGAGTAAAACTACACGTCACACCATGCTAGTTTTATAGAAATAATATTGTAAGCTGTAAAAGAAGGTAAcagaggaagaggacggccaTCAACGGGGCGGATGGGTACAATTAGagagacccaaacagaagacaggtTGTCAGGAGTCGCTGGGTAGGAGGATTCCTCATCAcggctgcagttacgacctctgctggctggtcggggcgctgcacagagatggtgaataatggacaGCAGTGCCTGACTTTCCATACAAggtactgatccctgtgtgagcctgtctggtgcaggtgaaaacaaGTGGTTGGCACAGGAGAGATATAAAATCCATAAAAGTGAGTGAAGAACCTCTCTGGCTtctcactaaaacactaaaccctGAAATGCTggcctttgttttgtttttgctttgtcTTTAACTCTTTCAGGTTTGCCACGTCAGAACTGCGACCACATGAAAAGATGTACACACTGTGGTAAGCACTTACagtatagaagtgtgtgtgtgtgtgtgtgtgtaggatcacTATCAGGTGTAATTTAGCAGAACAAAGCATTACATTCCATGAAATCCAGCCAGCAGAGTTTGGATGTGTAAACACCTTCACTTTACCACTCAGATCTGTAGATCTACTCATACTGACTTTTATCTGTTAGTCTGTTAGTCTACACAATGTTACCCACCCGACCCCCATTTATCAGCGACCGCAGGACCACCATCCAGCAGATATCCCGTGCTCAAAAGTCCACTCGTACTCGTAATCATCTTCCCTCTGGTTAAAATCCGGTCATGTTGCTTTTTTGGCGGGAATCAGCATTTAATGCGAAACAAAGCTGATAAACGGTAGCTTAGCACTGTAATTTAACGTTACAGGTTCTACAGGTCAGTCTGCTGATTCACATGAGTTACATGATCGCCTGTAGCGCTACTGTCActgtcactacacacacacacacacaccggtacactgataaaacaaacacacataaatccTGACTCATATACCAACTGAAACCAAAATCAGTCACCTTGTCTATAAAGTTATAAAGACTCggaaataaatgtacataaagTCATCattaataatagaataatagtaataataatactaataaatcataataataactataataataataataataaccataataataataaataataataataataacaataa
Proteins encoded in this region:
- the traip gene encoding E3 ubiquitin-protein ligase TRAIP isoform X1, which gives rise to MPIRAYCTICSDYFDHSRDVAAIFCGHTFHYECLLQWFQTAPSKTCPQCRKQVSGRHIINKLFFDMPTEEEETSADPESLQNELDRMKVLLCEKERDWRDKQKAADALKETIERQRSDLDRVRREIGEKEMLCSTLRKQMQYLESQHRDSQAAKEEAKRLRVKMKTYESLDLVLQGQRAEVEAMISDMGVNQSAVEQLSIYCISLKKEYDNLKGSLKTSNEMCEKLKREVFTSSNKLQKSTLEMNRMKEDMNALQNDLTNSDKEITSLRKKVEILQKTLSTPNRTNEAISRLVFESPAPLELKTPRLHQPTDSQDIDLNLTFDISTPELVEKKAAAVPSKKMRLDPAATSSKPGENALGSKVSHQKEDAEPMFRNSLLYRKKTFGSMLDPHSKPGAVKTGYDGLGGRTKYFQPSPLSEIRPLMMKAKRKKVSRPVPSKLTPNLTTLDGFLE
- the traip gene encoding E3 ubiquitin-protein ligase TRAIP isoform X2, whose amino-acid sequence is MPIRAYCTICSDYFDHSRDVAAIFCGHTFHYECLLQWFQTAPSKTCPQCRKQVSGRHIINKLFFDMPTEEEETSADPESLQNELDRMKVLLCEKERDWRDKQKAADALKETIERQRSDLDRVRREIGEKEMLCSTLRKQMQYLESQHRDSQAAKEEAKRLRVKMKTLDLVLQGQRAEVEAMISDMGVNQSAVEQLSIYCISLKKEYDNLKGSLKTSNEMCEKLKREVFTSSNKLQKSTLEMNRMKEDMNALQNDLTNSDKEITSLRKKVEILQKTLSTPNRTNEAISRLVFESPAPLELKTPRLHQPTDSQDIDLNLTFDISTPELVEKKAAAVPSKKMRLDPAATSSKPGENALGSKVSHQKEDAEPMFRNSLLYRKKTFGSMLDPHSKPGAVKTGYDGLGGRTKYFQPSPLSEIRPLMMKAKRKKVSRPVPSKLTPNLTTLDGFLE